The following nucleotide sequence is from Bactrocera oleae isolate idBacOlea1 chromosome 2, idBacOlea1, whole genome shotgun sequence.
AAGTTATAtacttaaaaagtaaaatttatgatttttaaatacaacttttacaaaaattataagacAGAGGCATCTATTAGTGATGACTCAAAAAACAATAATCCGatcatgaaaattttttctccCTGTTCTGTACATAATTCTTTTTAGggtgtcacactaggtgtgccctttAACGAACATTAACCTTTAACAAcatccatatatatttttgtagaaatagCAGTAAATACTGGCAACACTGCGCATTCCGCACTGCTGATCTAATGCTAGCTGTtgccaaggatgacatgatacgagactctttcattttcatatttttctctCATACTCTTTCCCTGATGAATAAGATTAGGGAATTTTGAACGGCtgatatcaaaaaattaatctACCAGGGATAAACGGAAGTTCAAGCAACgacacaaataattttaagttacGTGCAAAAGTTTGTTTTGCTATTACTATccagtatttatttataatatgaatacGAGTATTTAAGGTTGTATTATATGTGGGACATAGTTCTACTCGGGAACCCAGAATAATAACCTAACCCAAAATAATATCGATATGCAAAATGGCCAAcagttattttcaaaatacccaatccattttctttcAACAGGGgcttaattgaatattttataaggtGTAAAGGTGtaaaggaggcctcaaaaattaattttttttaaatcatcttattttgacgcgaggattacaaatccgtgaattttttcaataatttttgtatacacataaaaatgtatttaacacactttttcaagtaacttagttgttttaattattttggcgGCAGAATTATTCAGCATTTAGAacacttagctgtaattacaagTTAGTTACAATCAACAAGTTAGACATTTtctagtgaaaaaaatatttaagaaatgtaACAGGCATGATTACGATTTCTTTTGACCCGCGATGTTGTTGTGTTATTGTAACGATTATCAAATCCCCGCTTGGAGGGCCGTGAAACAAGCTGTTTCAACGGGGTCGGACAGTAGGGaaatgggtgttagatgagtggggttcttAGGGTATGCAAAGAGGTGGCTAGTGTCATGCGGAAACTCATTACATACaggatatatatttggtatatcagggtcgattctggataagtaggagtttaacctgctacagtatccagaacgaaatTACGCAAGGGTCTTTCTAGATTCAAGTACTACATttactgagagggagtcggtgaaggtgttgatggctccactgtgaatggcggtcagtgcatgtctaaagttcgttgcgtccaaAGACTGGTCGGCATACTGtccaatgtcgtcgacgtaatcaaggaaggacctcttgatgttcctaggaggcggttccgcttcaaacAGATGACTACAGgagtggtttctacgaaaacatctcagcagaaactgcttagaaaggagctcgttatgttccctAACTGGAAGTATACGGGCTTCACTGCGTAGGTGTTAGGCTGGACACAtaaagaggcatcccgtgatagtccggagtgcagtgttctgacatgtctgaagcttcttcgtctgcgttgcactacatcgAGGCGACCGCATTGGTGCAGCgtagtttaggaccggccggccgattgccttgtaagttgccagcaacgtttctttgttgTAGATTTTGTTGCGCCTCTGTACTTTCGCAGTTATCGCGGTTGTGTGAGGAATGAAGCTGCACAAGCTGTCAAatgtaacacctaaaatttAGGGTTGTTGACTGTCGGAATTTTAaagccatcgactgaaatgtttagatcgTCTGTACTCCTTTGTCCAGTTTGTAAAAATTGTTGCTGTGGATTTAATGGAGGAGTGTTAGGGCCtctgcagagaagaagcgagaaaggtcgaagagatagccgtttactttcgaTTACAtaccatcgattccattgcctgaCGTAATATCGTGCattcatcagcgtacgaggttaAGGAAATTCCCTCTGCTAGTTGGGGAGTTACGAGATGTAGATATTAAACAgcagcggggagaggacaccgccttacaaaaaaaaacccctgtttaattcttctaagtttggagttcTACCcagaaacagtacggatgaaccCAACCGCTCAGGTAGCAGGTGGCTTTTGATTTAGACCATGAACTATCTTCGTGTTTATGACGCTAattgctgtggtggtgctgtgcacttttcggaagtcATGCTGACGGGCAGCTAGaatcaggtggtgagtgaatgtcgggagttgcaaggcctcaagtgtgaGAGTTATCGGATGATTTACCATTGCCGATCCTCCAAATTGAGATCACTTATTCGGGGATCAAAGGGATTGGTATGGCGTAAAGTGTCGCGCTCGTTGTCTAATACAGCTGATTTTGCTGGAAAATTAGGGTCAGCCGGTGTGAAGCGAGCAGCAGGAGCGATCACGTTGCAGAAATGACACTTGTATCCCTTACGATCGTTTGAAAGTGCCAAAAATCATGGTGCGGGGTTAAGTCGCATagcaccacgaagtagcgcacttatgttcgggtgatatcctattgggcaacatgtaactggggggatgtatatataaccgaggtggagttttgCTGGAGCCCTTTTGCGCAAAGGCAGCTGAAGAGTtcctcgatgccagcacgggtcaggggGATACGGAGCAACACTGCTGCTAGGACGACAAACTTAGATTAAAACTTACCATTCCAAACAGGGTTATATCGCCGCGATCTTATGGTATGGACGAATAGAGGCGATTGTCGGACCCTTTTCCGCAATAGTGGCCTTCGGCCGCTCTTCAAAAAAggaccctggtcgatccaacacagGGTTAATTATAATTCATTCGCGTCGATCTACTTACTTCACTTACAAAAGCACTATGCACACCCCGGTGTTGCATAGACCAGGAATCTGAATTCCCGGGTTAAAAGAAGTCCACAAGAAGTTCGACGTGACAGAACATGTGCAAAGcgcgtttatttttttaatttgtttgtaacaattcatatttcaaaacattaaaaaataatctaaCTTCCCTCTCACGAAATCTTTTCGTCAAAATAAGACAACAAAATTATCATTCTTGAGGTCTCCTTCGTTGGGATATTTACTAAAATTTCATCCCAACTCTACACAGAGAAAAATGTTACCATTTGGCCTTACTACtataactataaaatattttgcattaaatacactttttaataaactaatttattgcatatgtatatatatattagtattttaGAGTTTCTTACTTTGTCATACAGATTTTTCTTCTCCATTGAATTATCATCTTGATCCTCCACGTACGATGATATACTGTTTTGagcaaatatatttgaagtgTGGTCTTCTTTAAGGAATACTTCAAACAAGTTAGAAAATGCAATACCAGCAAGAATACACACGACTGGAGTAAGAGTTAGCATCAAACGTACCATAACACCCGCAAAATATACAGCACTAATGGCATAGAGTATAACGAAAACACGTTCGTCATTAATATTCTTAATGCAATACCAAATTCCAACTGGAAACGAACAAGCCAGTATAtgcaaatcgaaaaaaaaagaaaaccaagTGGTCGGTTGATGTTCCGATACGGAGGCAATAATAGGGATATGTATTTTAGCATATCCAGTGTCCCATAATGAGTAAAATCGACCACTCCATGGTGCAATAACACCCGATATTGTAAGTACAACCACACCAGTGAATACGATAAATGCAGCCGTTATGGCTCCAAACAGATATACTTTGCGATATTCACTTCGAGATAATACACTTTGTAAGTGACGAAGGACTGCGATAATAAGCAAAAGTACAAATATTCCAAGAGCAGCCATGTGCTCACTTGTTCGTATAGGTTGAAAACCTACAAACGGTATTTGCATCGATAGTAGTAATCCCAAAATGTAGAATGTCGAATAACTGGTTAGAATCCTCTCAGAGAACCGACCCATTATAAGCAAAACAAATACGTGAAGTGGTATtaagttaataataaatacataaccTCCCCATGCGGACACCATGTAAAAATAAGATAAAGCTGCTCCGGCTGACCAAAAAACGGATCCAGTTTTCAAGGAACGTACccataagaaatatgtaaattgaaGTGCAAAAATAGCAATTCCTTCGTTATCATAAGAGCCTGCTACTGATCGACTTATATAACCAGGGACTATAGCTATAAAACTGGCAGCAAAAAGCCCTGCTCCTTGGGACCATAATTCACTAGTGAGCAAATAGGTTGAAATCGATGTTAATCCACTAAAAACCGGTGCCAAAAAAACGCATATATCACGTATATGGATCGGTATATTCAAAGTGTGTAAAATATAGTGTATACAACCAGATGTTATCATAAGTCCTGGATAAACTGTTCCACCAACAATTCTTCCTAAGGGATACCACGCTCGTTCATCAAaccaattcaaaaatttataaaatccatGTTCCACCATATACCCAGTCGCTCGGTAATTAAACCATGGATCGAACTCATGAATAATAGATTCAAATCGAATCACTGCAAACAACCGTGAAGAAAAACCGGCAAGCCACGCAATCAAAAGTACGGTGAACGTTATTAAACTTTTGTATCCAACATATCTCCTTGATACACCTCCGGACAAATGATACATTCTtccaacaaatataatattctatAATAAGGAATGCACAGTTCACCTATTctaattaaacattaaaaagtaCACGTATTCACTCCTTAACACGATATTCTAAATAACTTTTTGATATAGATACAATTTAGCATCGAGGGCTAACTGGACATTTGGACAAGCAATAAATAATGCATAGATAACTATATTGCTGTAATTATTACCATAGGAAACTTAATATTGCTTTAGTTGGGCAATAATTGTCTAAATAATTTAAGGTCATttacatacaactttcctcgctttgTGTGATAATTCATACTAAAACACCGAAGCGCAGAACACATAACGTATGACACAATAACCGCTTTGCCTTCAGTATTTgtctctaataaaaatggcgacAGTTGTTTGGCAAAGCAGATGCCTAACGTTCCGCGTGGCTTCGGGTTGAAAACTTTTTACGTGAACGTACTCATACAAAAAGCTGAGTATTACAGTTCAATTTTCATTTctacaaaaaagtttaattggCAATATGTACATAGTTTTCATCTCCTGACAACAATGTCCGATATTTTCATGTTTCGTTGGGTAAATTGTATTTGGGCAAAAGTATCGACATAACTCCGCTTCTCCATAGGCCATATACATTGCCAACCATATGTTAAATACATTGCCATTCACGTTGGCAATAGTCTTGAGTAGGCATTTTCATccataaaaaaatcattatcGAAATAGGTATGTTCGAGCTGATATAGCGCATGTTTGAGCTGTTGAACCGTTTAAAAATCTTATAAGGATGACAAAAATTTATGCGAACAATGAAAAGGGTAGAAACCTacttttttctgtatttattagaataaatacataaagtatatttaccaattcaataaCGAAACTTCGCTACTCGAACATTCTGggaactacgaattcgctatcTAGTTGGTTCTAGCAGAATAttgtcaattctgatttgtgctggcattcgtgttcgccacaatacaATGCCCAATAATCTAGGGGCATCTCGATAGGCAATTAAACAAAGTTAAAAGTCTAATTTGCTAACAATATTGCCAATGAAGACTGCATTGTTAATGTTAGCAATTGAAGTCTAAATatatcattgtataaatctacaa
It contains:
- the Stt3B gene encoding dolichyl-diphosphooligosaccharide--protein glycosyltransferase subunit STT3B, producing MYHLSGGVSRRYVGYKSLITFTVLLIAWLAGFSSRLFAVIRFESIIHEFDPWFNYRATGYMVEHGFYKFLNWFDERAWYPLGRIVGGTVYPGLMITSGCIHYILHTLNIPIHIRDICVFLAPVFSGLTSISTYLLTSELWSQGAGLFAASFIAIVPGYISRSVAGSYDNEGIAIFALQFTYFLWVRSLKTGSVFWSAGAALSYFYMVSAWGGYVFIINLIPLHVFVLLIMGRFSERILTSYSTFYILGLLLSMQIPFVGFQPIRTSEHMAALGIFVLLLIIAVLRHLQSVLSRSEYRKVYLFGAITAAFIVFTGVVVLTISGVIAPWSGRFYSLWDTGYAKIHIPIIASVSEHQPTTWFSFFFDLHILACSFPVGIWYCIKNINDERVFVILYAISAVYFAGVMVRLMLTLTPVVCILAGIAFSNLFEVFLKEDHTSNIFAQNSISSYVEDQDDNSMEKKNLYDKAGKVKFRPKHDSVHETRSGIGSNLKSVIILAILMILMMFAVHCTWVTSNAYSSPSIVLAFHNNQDGSRNILDDFREAYYWLSQNTDDNARIMSWWDYGYQIAGMANRTTLVDNNTWNNSHIALVGKAMSSTEEKSFEIMTSLDVDYVLVIFGGVIGYSGDDINKFLWMVRIAEGEHPKDIKESDYFTDRGEFRIDSEGAPALLNCLMYKLSYYRFGELKLDYRGPAGYDRTRNAIIGNKDFELTYLEEAYTTEHWLVRIYRVKKPYEFNRPSLKLSERILTPTNYITKKNPKRRKGYIRSRPTVIKGKRTKKLQ